The sequence GACGTCATTTTtctcaaataagaaaactagggtttctaACTTTCACGTTTGCCCACTAATATATTGCGTAGCGTAACACATCTTGcccaatctttttcttcttttataaccTAGATAGATATTTTCTAAGCCTCAAAAGtgttaaatatacaaaaaaaaaaaaaaataataatggaaaTATTTTCTCAcgatatatagtaatatatatatatatatatatatatatatatatatacatagtctTCCGTTACGAAAAGCTTTCTTGCGATCTAAATCGTTGTCTCTGTACAACACATCTTAACACTTCAAGATCTCTGGTTCAAGCGAAAAGAAGTGCACTTCAAGATTCATTAATTATCATCAACTTGTGTTTTCCAAAAACAGGTATAGTTGCGATCCGTAAGCTTTTGGGTAAAACGAAAGCTCGATTACTCCTTCCTTTGAGCTCCGATCCTCCATGTGAGTACTGAGTAATGTTTGTACCGGGGGATTAtacagtttaaacaaataagatTTAGTGGGAAAGAGCGAGCAAGTTctttattaatcggggaaaacgtgagatcgtcacttaaacAAGTCGTATTAGAGCTTGTTAGTCCACAGACGAACTAGTAAGCTTAAAAtgacgaactgaaaacaagaCGAGTTATACGAAAGATAATAGCaattttcgatgcaaagtattgctctgtgggtattgtccgcgggtcaggatggtgatcccaataaatgctttctctttttataggagactgttgacctaggagagtttagggtttccttcacgaattcccgagattgcccttttgCGGGAATTAATGACTTGTTTCCAATCTTGTCGGGCCGAGAATACAACTAACGAATCtcgttgggccgagtggcatgttgggcgtagcccatatccaacaagtAATAACAGATAAAAGGAGAAGAACGAGAAGgtgaaaaataaagaacaaatgaGAAGAACTTTTAGATGTTTTTGTATTACTTTTTCTCATTCTCGTCTTACAAAGGTGTGCTCATACAACTTTTGTAGTACTAATCAAACtcctaaatttttttgtcatttttcctTTAGCTACATACATGCTCATCAAGGGTGACATTTGATTGTTTCTGAGTCGAGGGAAGATTGGGAAAGATAAAGAAGTTCACGTTTCTGCTGCCTAAATATCATCTGTTGTTTGAAattggaagatgaagaaagatcGATATTGGTGCATATAAGAACAGATCATGGCCTTTGCTTAGCTTATGTTGATATTACTTTGacgttttatttttgtagtagGAGTTACTgccttttcttattcttttgaCCCGCACCTACACAAAGTtaccaaaaagaacaaacacaaaaagtCAGAGGAAGTTGTGTTGTTtcgaaaatttgttttaaattggTATAAtgaatgatttgattttaattggtGGAGCAGAACTTTTATTCATGCCTGAGTAAAATGAAAGAAGTCTAAAGTTAATTTGCATCTTCTACATCACTTTGATTAATAATAGATATGCTTCATCTTCAAtcatatttatgatatttttttaataaatgaaatcAGAGACACCATAATCTGTCTGTTTAAtcaaaaagtaacaaaataataatcgTCTAGTCATGTTCAAAGAACAATGCAAaagtaaagacaaaaaaaaatcgaatgaaaagataaattaagctatcatcctaaaataattaagttttcttgtttccttttgacCGGTAGCGATTAGACGTTGTTGTGTTTAGttctttttcattctcttccactCTTTTATGTTGCTCTTCCACTTCCTGTTCCTCTCACGTCTTGCAATTGGGTCATCGATTTGCACTAAACTTGGAGCATAACAGCTAGAGCACATAAGTGGGGCAtgaaatgttttaaattttccATGAGTCACTTTTTTCAAGTATCCTTTATCTCCAATGATGTAAGATTAGTCGTTTTGTAGATGTCAGATTCAGCTAAATCAAAAACCACGGCGAGTTTCTTCTCAACGTCAATGAAGAAACAGCTATTtccataaaaatgaaaatcaagaCCAACCAGTGGCTTAATGTCAACTTTTATGAAGAGGGTCCACGACACATCATCGGGCACTATCTTAGTGGTAATCCAAACCTCAATCATAGATGTATGACATTGTTGATATAAAGCTGCtagtttctcttctttaacacaAGAAAAATTCCTCGAACCGAACggcaaaaaatgaaattttccaaatatttctgctgtaaaatcaaaacagattaagaaataagGGTCATCAGATGCATATCCTTCAGctactcttctttctcttgtccAAAAGTACGTATTCCCATTCTACCGATTCACCCAACTTATCACAATCAATATCCCATTTGGGAATGACAGTAAAAGTCCTCCATGAACTAGAGATGGATCGTAAATTTCGTAGTAGCCTTGGTTATTATTGAAAAACTTCAATAtcttgtggttcttgttcttgtcaTATCCTAGGGCATACGTGGATCGTGTTCTTGTTTTGAGATGGATCCACTTGGTTTGTCCCAGATACGGGTTCCAAATCACAAGCCTTGAGTTATCCATGGTGACACATAACAATAAACCGTCGCAGTGATAGATTTGAGATATCTGgacatgattaataaaattaccTATCTCCTTTACTGATGGGTTAACGAATTCTTCATCACTTTCTTCGTGGAGGATTCCATGGAGATTGAACCTCATTGAACAAAGCTTATACTTCTTCATCATGAATCCTAGAAACTGATGCTTTGGTTCTCCTTTACATAGAATCCGTTTTTTGGATAAAGCGTTCCATCCTTTGCAAGTGGATCTCACTGCTCCAAGAGAAGTTATCGGTACCTTACACAATATCTCCTCACCAAATCCTGCGTAAGATCCGACAACATAGTCATTGTTTTCAAGTAAGTATgcagaaaattagggtttacaactTTCAAGCTTGCCCACTTTTTTTTACgactaatatgtatatatgcttTTTCTCGTAACCTAAAAACAAGTCTTAATTGCCCACAAAGTGCCTTTCAAAATAAGTTTCACTAAGATTGATATGGTAGTTTCATTAAATTAGTTTAATGGAAACTGCCGtatttgtattttaaactttcCACAACTCAACAACCACATCAACCAAAGCTTATATAAAACCTTCAAAACTTCTAGATATCAAAACTCGCTTGTAGCCCACACTTAATTACTTGCCCGTTTTGATTGTCCAAGCTTGCCTTATCACCGTTGATTAATACACCTTAATATATTACTATGACTACTAGAGCTTTTTTTTAGTATTCATTGATTAATGATAGTTTTAGCACTAAATAGGAGGCAAACCCCGCTGTAACAGTCAGCAAAGACTCGGTCAGTGAAACTGCTTGAAGTCCCTGCGGAAACCTTAAGGGCATTTTGTGGTGGCTATCAGCGCGGAGAACAGCATGTGAACATTGTAAGAGACTGGAGGAATCATCCAAACCTTGTGTTAAAGGAGGAGGGAGAAGAAAAGGGTCACACAAATGCATATCGATCTACTTCATCCTATTCCTAAACAGAGGCCTCTCTTCTTCTGACATACATTAGATATGGAGATGATCGAGAGGTTCTTATGATGAAGAGCAGAGGGAAAACGGGAaagataaagatttttttgatgCATGTTTCTGCGTCGGAGATATCATCTGACGTTTGAAATGGAAGATCGGCATTGGTGATTATATTGAAATGGAAGATCGGCATTGGTGATATAAGAACAGATCATTTGCTTCTTAGCTTATATTGATGATtactcagaactgaagctttgTTTTGCAGTAGCACAGAATTTTACTGTTTTGTCTTGTTATTTTGGCGCACCTACAATCCTACATAAAGGGacacaaattattttgttttgagaaattcTATCCTATATTTTTATTGGGAGAAGGAAGAAATTAGTGCAAGTGGAGAAGGACTTGTATTAAACTCGTGCCTGCATGAAATGAGTCTAAAGTTAATTTACATCTACTACATCACtttgtatatatgataataGTTGATGTTGTCTATGTTAGATCGTCAACCATGTATATCTCTTTTCCTTAAACAAATGGAATCAGATCGAACACCAGTAGTATACTTGTATCAAAATCTGTTAGTTATGCCTGTAAGAAATTAGGCAGTAAAGAGGAAAGGACTAAGTTTCTGATTATCTAAAACTGTTTCAACCAAACGGAAACGAAATAGTTCTTGACTAGTCTTGTTCAAAGGACattgcaaaaagaaataacaaaaacaaacaaacactaatGAAAAGGAGAtgcatgaaaaagaaaaaaaaagaaagaagaagattgtattACTATTGTTGAGTAGTAGTACTCTCTTTCAACTTatgttcttcctcttcctcttcttatcttGCGTCGTTTTGCGTCCAGCATTTTGGTTGATTTGCACTCCTTCATTTTGGTTGATTTGCACTCCTTCATTTTGGTTGATATTCtctaaacttggaacataagagccaCAGCACAAAAGCGTGCTACGATACCCGTCCACCTCCACAGCTTCTCTAAGAGCCACTTTTCTCAAGTATCCCTTCTCTCCAACGACGTAAGCTGTGTGGTAACAGCGTTTCTTCTTGGTCCTTTTATCAGATTTCCCGTCTAAGTTAAAAACCACGGCaagtttcttctcttcgtcaATAAAGAAACTGCCAGCTTCATCTTCACGTTGAAAACCAAACCTAATGAGTGGTTTCATATCAACTTTAAAAAACTTGCTCCACGACACCTCACTGGGCTCAATCTTAGTAGTTATCCAAACCTCCATCTCACGTGTATCCCAGCTCTGATATAACACCGCGAGTTTCTCTTTTCCAACACAAGAAATAGTCCCAATGTAGTTCCTACGATGCTTAAACGGCACATCAAGAAAGTCTTCAAACTTCTCCGTCGTAAAGTCAAAACACAGCAAGTAATCAACACGATACTTAGCTTTTACTCCTTTCTCTTTAGTCAAGAAGTAAGCATTTCCATTTAAGGCCACGCCGCGGTGGTAAGAATCTATTTCCCAGTCTGGGAGATGATCTAGTTCCCCCCATGATCCAGACTCGAGATTGTAAACTTTGTACTCGTAATAATCATCGTACAACCTCAAGATCTTGTGGCTCTTGTCCTTGTCGTAACCGAGAGCAAACATGTCTGTTTCATGGTAAGGTTCTTCGAGATGTATCCACCTGTTTTGACCCGAATACGGATTCCAAACCACGAGACTTGAGTTATCCCTTGCTACGCATAACACTAACCCATCGGAATAAAACACTTTAGAGATGTCGATTTGGTTATCAAAATTACCTCCGTTAATCTCCTTGATAGATGGACGAACAAAGTCTTCACCGAGTATTCCCTGGAGATTGAATGTCATCAACAAAAACCTATGGTCCATCACCAAGAACCCCAGAAACTGCTGCTTTGTTTCTGCGTTACACAAGAGCCGATCTTTGGATGAGGCGTTCCATTGTTTCCGAGTGGATCTTACTGCTCCTAGAGAAGTTATCGGAGCCCTACACAGTATCTCGTCTACCAACTCCTGCGAAAGATCAGACATCATCGTCATTGTTGTCAAATGGGAAtttaggttttttgtttttccccttTCAACTTACACGGTTGCCCAATTCCCCTGTACGCCTCCACTCTCTTATATACGCGGCTATTagataaagttatatatatatatatatattttttttctaatacgtTATCTAatcattatatatgtatattcaaaTCATTAGCATTAGTGAATTACTCGATCGAGTCAGTATAATCAATCACATTTACTTCTGTGATTGTGTTAGTGGATCCCTATGACTGTATTAGTGGATCCTATAACTGCTCCTAAAGAAGTTGAAGGAACCGTAATTAGAGAGACTGCCGCCACTATAGataaataattacaaattagggatttaaaaataatttcccTCTAAatgtttttccttctttttaataactttcaaattaaaaagatatataatgtGATTTCTTATCTTCAAActtatatagataaataaattgaaattagtaaaacaTGGAAACGTCCAAATGGAATGGACTACACttcaacaaaaagagaaacaactttttttttttcactctatACAAAACATTTTTAACATATTCAATTAATGGACTACACTTCAAGGTAAGGctgcaaaatgaaaaaaaaaaacaaaagtttctctctcttctctctctcaaattttcCAGAGAAAGAAACTAGTATCGGCGTTTTATTCCGCCATCTGCTTTGCTCCGACGAGGTAGTCCGATGGGTTAAACCAGCTTCAAACCATCCAACACCAGCTTCTTTTGCGGTTGTTTGGATTGGGTTTTGGTTTCGGCATGCGTTGGCCTCCTCGGCGATGTTATGTCCGGCTTTGGTTCCGGCATGCGTTGGTCTCCTCGGCGATGTTATGTTCGGCTTTGGTTCTGGCACGCGTTGGTCCCCTCGACGATGCTATGTCTGGCTTTGCTTCCGGCATGCGTTGGTCACCTCGACGATGCTATGTCCGGCTTTGATTCCGCTTTTGCATCCGGTTTATTCCGGTCAAGGAAAATATGGCTATGAATTATGGGATGCTCAATTCGAAGAAAGTTTCTAAGGGCTGTGCTTTGCCGGAAGAATATCAAGCTTCGACTTCAACTTGATGGGTCTctattttataggattttaaccatggttttcacacttgttttgagtcttttattagGTTCTAgtgtgtttttagagtctttttaatcttgtgtgagtctttacaggttctaggtgactttAGAAGGAAACTGAATGTTTTGgagatgaaaacaagcatctgaAGCTAATTTGGTGAAAACTGATCGAAATAGCAAGCAAATGATTTTCacacttgttttgagtcttttattagGTTCTAgtgtgtttttagagtctttttagtcttgtgtgagtctttacaggttctaggtgactttAGAAGGAAACTGAATGTTTTGgagatgaaaacaagcatctgaAGCTAATTTGGTGAAAACTGATCGAAATAGCAAGCAGATAgagcaaacagagaaaagcatccaggatcggctgatccgtattcgggatcgaccagtcTCGTACCCAAAgcatgttttcctttttcgttttaaaccgatttttagggttttattttgatatttaagttagaggcacggCTCCAGAggcataagctttatttttctgagactattttgtattgagagctggGGAaaaagatctctaatccttcttgacactttggagaagatttctaaaccctatttctattcttttgcaattcaattatgttttcttcatatttgatttgtggTTGCTGTTgttctatgtctgagtagtatCTATGTTAGGTTTCGGGTTTCATAAGGGtttctatgattaattgatgctaggtttgttagattagggattgatcttattgttctttaTCTATTGTTgatcttaatgcttaagctagattgatcacctagattaagatcttaggttcaattcatcggggcaccaaaagtgttgttgagttgctggaaaagaacttagatgagcaaggtgatccttagccaacgaaggttgaagttaaggcaccttgtgaacagattcaaacttgaacttattgcttgctaggattgctagattcaaacgacgatttagaatttaatcaattccttgcatagataactaaCGCTGCGACAataggttagttttacattcgagatttgagttcaagaattgTGTTTAATGCATCCCTATCTAATTATCTAAATTCGTGATCGTAATCCCTAATGATTCCATGCACccaatgttttcctttttgatttaaaaacaacttatttactttttgtttttgatttattacTTGTTTCACAAATTTCCtattttgtcttagctatatttgatcttgataatttcatagtgcaattgcttggtccctgtggattcgatcctgaagtgttacaacgataccactagatcgtggtggagtacacattaggttattaattgacctgttgatcaatttggcgccgttgccggggaccaaaacgttgcctttgaaattttagattcaAGTTTAGTCTAAGTtctgttttatttgtatttactaatttgttcttgtgttctttctcttgtgttttaGGTGCATGCAAACAAGGAGCCACAAGCCTACTGATTTGCGTAATCTGCGAAACGAAGAGTTAGCACAGCTTGAACGAGAGAACCGAAAAGCAAAAGCCCAGTCAGACACTATGGACGACAGAAACAACGCTGAAATTCGTCAACCTAACCCTCAAGAGGTTCTTgttccgcctcctcctcctgcaCCACAAAGACAAGTTCCACAAGAGCAGAATGCAGCTGAGCTGAACCCACCATCAAGACGAACTACTTTGAGGGATGAAGAAGCTCACAACAGGCTATTTGCGAATCGATCTGCGATTCAACCTCCTACTCCTGCGAGACAAGATTATGAGATTAAGCATAGCCTGATCAATTTGGTCAAGAATCGTATGTTTAATGGATTAGCATCAGAGAGCCCTCTAGACCatattgaagcttttgagagattggctagTACTACAAGGTCTAATGGAGTTCCATATGATTATCTCATGTTGACTTTGTTCCAATTCTCTTTAGGAGATAAGGCTTTGAGATGGCTAAATCTCTTGGACCGAGGATCACTTACCACTTGGGCACATTGTAGAGCACAATTTCTGAACCACTTCTACACTAAGTCACGATCAGCTATGTTAAGGAGCAAGATCACTACCTTCTCAAAAGGTGGCACATAGTCTTTTTGTGAAgcgtgggagagattcaaggagtatatgagggactatcctcatcatggcttttcACAAGAGAATCTTATGAACATCTTCTATGGAGTAATTGACCAAGAGTACCAGATGGCCCTTGATACCGCCATCAGAGGAGATTTTTCTACTAACACTGCCACAGAGGCAAACCTCTTGATCGAAAACCTTGCAGCGAGTAACAGCAATCATAGTCATGAGTATGATCGTTTTGTACGTGTTGTTAGCTCCATGAATACAGATGTTATTAAGAGTCTCACTGCCAAGGTAGACcttcttttgaagagagatcaGCAAGCTGTCAACATGTGCGATGGGCAGACAAGTGCGTATCAGAAAGTTGGAGTAAATTCCGGTTTTGAGGGAACAGAGGAGCTGAACTATGTAGGAGGACAAGGGAACTATCATAATCATGGGTTTAATCAGAATTATAGAAACCATCCTAATCTCTCTTACAGAAGCACCAACGTTgagaatcctcaagatcaagtgtATCCTCCACATAATCAACAAGGTAATTTCTCGCAAGGATTTCAGAACAAAGGTGCTGGATTTAATAACTCAAATGTCCAAGGATACCACGCTCCATCTACAGCTTCACAAGATAACAAACTCGAATTAATGATGCAAGCACTGCTGGAGAGCCATAAGAAAAGTTCTGCTGAGATTAATGTCAAGATTGATAGCAtgtacaatgatttgaatggGAAATTTGAGAGGTTGAGTTCACGTGTTGATTCCATTGAAAAGAGAGTCTCTGCTATTTCTTCTAGCTCTAAGAATAAAGAGTCATGCAATGCTATCACACTCCTTGATGGGATCGAAGATGGGCTGAGTTGTGCTGTGATCAACTCATATTTGGCTTCCGCAGAGCCAGGATCGATCGGTCTTGGGCCTAGATCGACCAATCCTATTTATTCTGATATTTCGAGTATGATCCCCAGAGAAGTTGGATCGACCGATCCCCTATATAGATCGGCCGATCCGGTCGTTGTTGCAGAGTCTTTCTCAGAAAATTCCAGACTGACAGCTTCTTTTGTTGAACGACCGCTCCATGCTGCAAGGATGGGGATTTCCGACTCGACTACTCCTAATATGAATACCAAGGAATCACTTCATGTGGAACCAAAGCCCTATAGGCCACAAATTCTTTTTCCAagaagacatgagaagaaaccTCTGGATGAAAAAGTATGATCGGTACAAAGAAGTTATGAGAGAGTTCACCGCTAACATTCCTTTTACAGAGGCAGTAAAgcatatctctttgtttaagAAGGTTTACAATGATGTTGTGGTTGAAGAAAAGGATTTGGTGGAGGTTAAGGCGTTTTTTGCTCGAGAGAAGAGCATTCATGCTCCAGTTTTGAAAAGACTACCAAAGTTAGAGGATCCAGGAAaatttgttgttccatgctcCATCCTAGGAGTGAACTTTGAGGACTCCCTTTGTGACACTAGATCCAGTGTGAACGTAATGTCTAAGGCTGTTGCAGAGAGGTTGGGGATTGATGATATGAAGGCTTCTCAGGTCTCTCTAAAGTTTGCAAATGCTGTCACCACGACTCCACAAGGCTTCATTAATAATTTAGATGTTCGAGTTGGGAGTTGCTTGGTTGCTAcagattttcatgttgtggAAATGAGCGAAGGTTCTGTTATGCCTTTGATTCTTGGGAGACCTTTCCTAGCAACAGTAGGAGCAGTTGTTGACTTGCCTAATAAGAGGATCACTTTCTCTAACATTGATGATAAAATCTTCTACAACGCAATCACTGCAAATGAAGCTATACGACATGGCTCTTGTCTAGTTGTAGAACATGAGAAGAAGGTGGATGTCATGATAATGGGAGAGAGTGCTGATAAGAATGAGGTCAACGAAGTCCTGGATGGAGACACTCATTCTTCTGAGAAAAGGTCTAAGAGggttaagaagagagacaagccgAGGATAGAGAGAGTAATACCAGATCTTCACATAACCTTGGTACCCCAGAAATATTTTAGAGACACCATTGAGTACAAGGTGAAGTGTAAAGGAATATCTCGGCCTTTCTCTAAAGTTAAAGCCATCCTTACTCcagagtttaaagaaaaatgcCAAGAAGCAATGGATGGTATGCTGCAAAAGACTTTGGAGCTTNATGATGTTGTGGTTGAAGAAAAGGATTTGGTGGAGGTTAAGGCGTTTTTTGCTCGAGAGAAGAGCATTCATGCTCCAGTTTTGAAAAGACTACCAAAGTTAGAGGATCCAGGAAaatttgttgttccatgctcCATCCTAGGAGTGAACTTTGAGGACTCCCTTTGTGACACTAGATCCAGTGTGAACGTAATGTCTAAGGCTGTTGCAGAGAGGTTGGGGATTGATGATATGAAGGCTTCTCAGGTCTCTCTAAAGTTTGCAAATGCTGTCACCACGACTCCACAAGGCTTCATTAATAATTTAGATGTTCGAGTTGGGAGTTGCTTGGTTGCTAcagattttcatgttgtggAAATGAGCGAAGGTTCTGTTATGCCTTTGATTCTTGGGAGACCTTTCCTAGCAACAGTAGGAGCAGTTGTTGACTTGCCTAATAAGAGGATCACTTTCTCT comes from Camelina sativa cultivar DH55 chromosome 19, Cs, whole genome shotgun sequence and encodes:
- the LOC104767663 gene encoding LOW QUALITY PROTEIN: F-box protein At3g19890-like (The sequence of the model RefSeq protein was modified relative to this genomic sequence to represent the inferred CDS: deleted 1 base in 1 codon); translated protein: MTMMSDLSQELVDEILCRAPITSLGAVRSTRKQWNASSKDRLLCNAETKQQFLGFLVMDHRFLLMTFNLQGILGEDFVRPSIKEINGGNFDNQIDISKVFYSDGLVLCVARDNSSLVVWNPYSGQNRWIHLEEPYHETDMFALGYDKDKSHKILRLYDDYYEYKVYNLESGSWGELDHLPDWEIDSYHRGVALNGNAYFLTKEKGVKAKYRVDYLLCFDFTTEKFEDFLDVPFKHRRNYIGTISCVGKEKLAVLYQSWDTREMEVWITTKIEPSEVSWSKFFKVDMKPLIRFGFQREDEAGSFFIDEEKKLAVVFNLDGKSDKRTKKKRCYHTAYVVGEKGYLRKVALREAVEVDGYRSTLLCCGSYVPSLENINQNEGVQSTKMKECKSTKMLDAKRRKIRRGRGRT